The following proteins are co-located in the Candidatus Methanogranum gryphiswaldense genome:
- the mcrB gene encoding coenzyme-B sulfoethylthiotransferase subunit beta, with product MPKYKDVIDLYDDYGKRIAKGVPLESISPLRNNAIKKIASLTKRTIAVNLAGIEKALKTGNMAEAMIRGKEIDVELVKNATKIANAIKLMVQVTENDGTVVTVKGDGKSLVVIVPEMRAEAGVEYINGFTTVAAVTTQVIIDMFKVPMYKANMVKGAVWGRYPQTVGFDGANVKCILEVPQNNEGAGFALRNIMANHVVALVNRNAMQGSALSSIFETCAAFEMGDAIGPFERGHLLTLAYQGLNANNILYSIVKKNGKTGTVGTVVESLVGKAIEDGVIRVKEELPSGYKIYTTDDLPLWNAYAAVGQTAAVMVNVGAARAAQGVPGTVLYYNDLLEHETGLPGVDYGRAAGVGVGMSFFSHSIYGGGGPGLFHGNHVVTRHAKGTLIPSVTAANCLDGGTQTFSAEATSGLYKEVFGDMKEFHSPMQFVGAEAKKIAKKV from the coding sequence ATGCCAAAATACAAGGACGTAATCGATCTGTACGACGACTACGGGAAACGCATTGCAAAAGGCGTACCGTTGGAATCTATCAGTCCATTGCGCAACAACGCGATCAAGAAGATTGCATCTCTCACCAAGAGGACCATAGCAGTCAACCTTGCTGGAATTGAGAAAGCTCTCAAGACCGGTAACATGGCTGAAGCAATGATCAGAGGTAAAGAGATCGATGTTGAATTGGTCAAGAATGCAACTAAGATTGCAAATGCAATAAAACTCATGGTTCAGGTAACTGAGAACGACGGCACAGTTGTCACTGTTAAAGGAGACGGAAAGAGCCTAGTTGTCATTGTACCTGAGATGAGGGCTGAAGCCGGTGTCGAGTACATCAACGGATTCACAACTGTCGCAGCCGTGACCACACAGGTGATCATTGATATGTTCAAGGTCCCAATGTACAAGGCTAACATGGTCAAGGGTGCCGTTTGGGGAAGATATCCTCAGACAGTAGGATTTGATGGTGCAAACGTCAAATGTATCCTTGAGGTCCCTCAGAACAATGAAGGAGCAGGTTTCGCACTTAGGAACATCATGGCAAACCACGTCGTTGCATTGGTCAACAGGAACGCAATGCAGGGATCTGCACTTTCATCGATATTCGAGACATGTGCAGCATTCGAGATGGGAGACGCAATCGGTCCATTCGAGAGAGGACACCTCCTCACACTCGCATATCAGGGACTCAACGCCAACAACATCCTCTACTCTATAGTCAAGAAGAACGGAAAGACCGGAACAGTCGGTACTGTTGTTGAGTCACTGGTCGGAAAGGCAATAGAGGATGGAGTTATCCGCGTAAAAGAGGAACTCCCATCTGGATACAAGATCTACACAACAGACGATCTTCCACTTTGGAACGCATATGCCGCAGTCGGACAGACCGCAGCAGTCATGGTCAACGTCGGAGCAGCAAGGGCAGCACAGGGTGTACCTGGAACAGTCCTTTACTACAACGATCTGCTTGAGCATGAGACCGGACTCCCTGGTGTCGATTATGGACGCGCAGCAGGAGTCGGTGTCGGTATGTCTTTCTTCTCTCACTCCATTTATGGAGGAGGAGGACCTGGTCTCTTCCACGGAAACCACGTCGTTACAAGGCACGCAAAGGGAACCCTTATTCCATCAGTCACGGCAGCAAACTGTCTGGACGGCGGAACACAGACGTTCTCTGCTGAGGCAACATCCGGACTCTACAAAGAAGTGTTCGGTGACATGAAAGAATTCCACTCGCCTATGCAATTCGTAGGTGCAGAGGCAAAGAAGATTGCAAAGAAGGTCTGA
- the mcrD gene encoding methyl-coenzyme M reductase operon protein D produces the protein MSKPAAEYAGIPLPEVEVFSNRLLCVDTTEKVLNALNDIENIRQINMTGESLPKKINSGANKGLDNNHSERKVIKVGGQDVEIRYLVGAFYIELAVENEEQLDSAVEKIKMAVEPHLTFGYSVNVGRYSKFRDSLTDYKE, from the coding sequence ATGTCTAAGCCGGCAGCAGAATACGCGGGAATACCTTTACCTGAAGTAGAGGTCTTTTCCAACCGCCTCCTTTGTGTTGATACCACTGAAAAGGTGCTCAATGCACTCAATGATATCGAGAACATCAGACAAATAAACATGACTGGTGAGAGTCTCCCGAAAAAGATCAACAGCGGAGCTAATAAAGGTCTTGACAACAACCATTCCGAGCGCAAGGTAATAAAGGTCGGCGGGCAGGATGTCGAGATCCGTTACTTAGTTGGCGCGTTCTATATCGAACTTGCCGTGGAGAACGAGGAGCAGTTAGATTCTGCGGTAGAGAAAATAAAGATGGCGGTAGAACCCCATCTTACGTTTGGCTATTCAGTAAATGTCGGCAGATATTCGAAATTCAGAGATTCTTTAACAGATTATAAGGAATGA
- the mcrG gene encoding coenzyme-B sulfoethylthiotransferase subunit gamma: protein MAAYKRQFYPGSSTPAKNRRRYIDPKVKLKKLRDVSMDDVVRLMGHRNPGEDYKSMHPPIEEGKEPDCPIRKLVTPIEGAKHGDRVRYIQFTDSVYFAPISPYQRAWMYLSRYRGIDTGTLSGRQIIEMRERDLEVLAKEMIDNETFDPALTGIRGATVHGHACRLDEHGLMFDAWQRYVWDDAKKEVVYVKDQVALPLDRKIYVGKPASMSDLKKRTTIFRADGVDMRDDKEVTKYGLRIHLLRTLGGYQPFNVKGE from the coding sequence ATGGCAGCATACAAAAGACAGTTCTACCCTGGATCATCCACTCCTGCAAAAAACAGGAGGAGATATATAGATCCCAAGGTCAAGCTGAAAAAACTTCGTGATGTCTCAATGGATGACGTCGTAAGACTCATGGGACACAGGAACCCTGGAGAGGACTACAAGTCCATGCACCCTCCGATAGAGGAAGGCAAGGAACCAGATTGTCCTATCAGAAAACTCGTCACACCTATCGAGGGAGCAAAGCACGGAGACCGTGTCAGGTATATCCAGTTCACTGACTCCGTTTATTTCGCACCCATCTCCCCATACCAGAGGGCATGGATGTACCTGTCCAGGTACAGAGGAATCGATACCGGAACACTTTCCGGAAGGCAGATCATCGAGATGAGGGAGAGAGACCTTGAGGTCCTCGCCAAAGAAATGATCGACAATGAGACATTCGACCCTGCACTCACCGGTATCAGGGGAGCGACCGTTCATGGACACGCATGCCGTCTCGACGAGCACGGCTTGATGTTCGATGCATGGCAGAGATATGTCTGGGATGACGCAAAGAAAGAAGTCGTCTACGTAAAAGATCAGGTTGCATTGCCTCTCGACAGGAAGATCTATGTCGGAAAGCCCGCATCCATGAGCGATCTGAAGAAGAGAACAACAATCTTCAGAGCAGATGGCGTAGACATGAGGGACGACAAAGAGGTCACCAAATACGGACTCAGAATACACCTTCTGAGGACACTCGGCGGTTACCAGCCCTTCAACGTAAAAGGTGAGTAA
- the mcrA gene encoding coenzyme-B sulfoethylthiotransferase subunit alpha, whose amino-acid sequence MAAKKDQKLFMDSMKKKFKEDPTDMETKYYCYGGWKQSKSKVEFQKSADAIAKKRGIPMMNRDIGVPLGQRSWMPYQLSHTDMYVEADDLHCVNNCAIQQAWDDIRRTVLVGLDSPHHTIEKRLGKEITPETINAYLETVNHTMPGGAVVQEHMAEINPALVWDSYVKVFSGDDELIDEIDPRFVIDINKLFPKNQADQLKKAVGKTLMQAVRVPTIVGRLMDGGTVSRHAAMQISMAFISSYKLAAGEAAIADFAYAAKHQSINMGTMMPARRVRGPNEPGGIPFGYFADMCQSDRVYPDDPGRAVLETVGLGAAVFDQIYLGGYMSGGVGFTQYASATYTDNILEDYVYHTIDVIKDKYGGFCAMKPDNMDKLLQLGDEINSYALEMYERYPAVMETHFGGSQRATVAAATTGIAGAMATGVADCGLNCWYLSMLQHKERTGRLGFYGYDLQDQCGSANSFSYRSDEGLPMELRGPNYPNYAMNVGHLSGYAGIPKAAHVARGDAFTASPLIRVAFADPSLVFDFANVTKEFGRGGLREFVPAGERSAVIKG is encoded by the coding sequence ATGGCAGCAAAGAAAGATCAGAAACTCTTCATGGATTCAATGAAGAAAAAATTCAAAGAAGACCCTACTGACATGGAGACCAAGTACTACTGCTACGGAGGCTGGAAACAGTCGAAGAGCAAGGTCGAGTTCCAGAAGTCAGCCGATGCCATCGCCAAAAAGCGTGGCATCCCCATGATGAACAGGGACATTGGAGTTCCGCTCGGACAGAGGTCCTGGATGCCTTACCAGCTTTCCCATACAGACATGTATGTCGAGGCTGACGATCTGCACTGTGTAAACAACTGTGCAATTCAGCAGGCATGGGACGACATAAGGAGAACAGTCCTCGTCGGACTTGACTCTCCTCACCACACAATCGAGAAGAGGCTCGGAAAAGAGATTACGCCTGAGACAATCAACGCATATCTCGAGACCGTAAACCACACCATGCCTGGAGGAGCAGTCGTTCAGGAGCACATGGCTGAGATCAACCCCGCTCTCGTTTGGGATTCATATGTCAAGGTATTCTCCGGAGACGACGAGCTCATTGATGAGATCGACCCCAGGTTCGTCATCGATATCAACAAGCTCTTCCCCAAGAACCAGGCAGACCAGTTGAAGAAAGCAGTTGGAAAGACCCTCATGCAGGCAGTCCGTGTACCTACCATCGTTGGAAGGCTCATGGATGGAGGAACAGTATCAAGACATGCAGCAATGCAGATCTCGATGGCATTCATCTCCTCGTATAAACTTGCAGCAGGAGAGGCAGCAATTGCAGATTTCGCATACGCAGCAAAGCACCAGTCCATCAACATGGGAACCATGATGCCTGCAAGGCGTGTAAGAGGACCAAACGAACCCGGCGGTATACCCTTCGGATACTTCGCAGACATGTGTCAGTCTGACCGTGTCTACCCTGACGATCCCGGACGTGCAGTTCTTGAGACAGTCGGTCTCGGAGCAGCGGTCTTCGATCAGATCTACCTCGGCGGATACATGTCCGGCGGTGTTGGATTCACTCAGTATGCATCAGCGACATACACTGATAACATCCTTGAGGACTATGTTTACCACACCATCGATGTCATCAAAGACAAATACGGTGGATTCTGCGCAATGAAGCCTGACAACATGGATAAGCTCCTTCAGCTCGGTGACGAGATCAACTCTTACGCACTCGAGATGTACGAGAGATATCCAGCTGTCATGGAGACCCACTTCGGTGGATCCCAGAGGGCAACTGTTGCAGCAGCAACAACCGGTATCGCAGGCGCAATGGCAACAGGAGTTGCCGACTGTGGTCTGAACTGCTGGTACCTCTCCATGTTACAGCACAAGGAGAGAACCGGAAGGCTCGGATTCTATGGATACGATCTGCAGGACCAGTGTGGTTCCGCTAACTCCTTCAGCTACAGGTCCGATGAGGGTCTGCCCATGGAGCTCAGGGGACCAAACTACCCCAACTACGCAATGAACGTCGGTCACCTCTCCGGATACGCTGGTATCCCCAAGGCAGCACATGTTGCCCGTGGAGACGCTTTCACCGCAAGCCCACTCATCCGTGTCGCATTTGCTGACCCAAGCCTTGTCTTTGACTTCGCTAACGTCACAAAAGAATTCGGACGTGGAGGACTCAGAGAGTTCGTCCCTGCCGGTGAGAGATCCGCCGTCATCAAAGGCTGA
- a CDS encoding DUF2098 domain-containing protein: MMEGDILKYMPTSTVGKVTEIRNRDGKIWVKLDFTNLYYDASYLVPADVSEYREVSFKERERSSEDYKKTGNSPQDSDEMEKDVDIGGYMPSGGG, encoded by the coding sequence ATGATGGAGGGAGACATCCTCAAGTATATGCCGACGTCAACGGTTGGAAAAGTAACGGAGATCAGAAATAGGGACGGAAAGATCTGGGTAAAACTGGATTTCACGAATCTATACTATGATGCTTCGTATCTTGTTCCGGCCGATGTATCGGAATACAGGGAAGTCTCCTTCAAAGAGCGTGAAAGATCCTCCGAGGACTACAAAAAGACTGGCAATTCGCCTCAAGACTCCGATGAAATGGAGAAAGATGTCGACATTGGCGGTTATATGCCGTCCGGTGGTGGATAA
- a CDS encoding YcaO-related McrA-glycine thioamidation protein, whose protein sequence is MLQLNRCPKYSPGTGIRVVPPEETIQKVLPMLSKAGMMEPENITATDNIGIPVYSIGRPNAPAGKYYNGKGPTEEQALASGLMEAMERYSAEQRDTDEVIYGTYAQAKDVGTTIDPKDLILPINVLNYYLDSEIAWIEGYELFRGCPIWVPACAVFYPYYNDTDLQLFKYHTNGIATGNTIEEAILHSLLELIERDAWSIAEDKNIANADIIVEEDSIPGQLLKKFETVGTKIHLKDLTSDLGIPTIGAAADDIRTKDPEMLTIGVGTHLNPEIACVRAITEVAQSRTTHKHGMKINAQLQKTAVDLGYDKIKQLNGVWYHDLENKIRLNDIPNLATPYVLDDIEVVLDRLMINGFDTVAIVDLTRDDVNVPCVRAVVPGLEVTTMDPDRVGARIQGVWNQN, encoded by the coding sequence ATGTTGCAACTTAACCGCTGCCCGAAATACTCACCCGGAACCGGAATAAGAGTGGTCCCTCCGGAAGAAACTATCCAAAAGGTCCTGCCTATGCTTTCCAAAGCAGGAATGATGGAACCTGAGAATATCACAGCGACAGACAACATCGGGATCCCAGTGTATTCGATCGGACGCCCCAATGCTCCAGCAGGAAAATACTATAATGGCAAGGGCCCGACGGAAGAACAGGCTCTGGCATCCGGACTTATGGAAGCAATGGAAAGATACAGTGCAGAACAACGCGATACCGATGAAGTGATCTATGGCACATATGCTCAAGCAAAGGACGTTGGAACCACTATCGATCCAAAAGATCTGATACTTCCGATCAATGTGTTGAACTATTATCTGGATTCGGAAATAGCATGGATTGAAGGTTATGAACTTTTCAGAGGATGTCCCATATGGGTACCAGCATGTGCTGTGTTCTATCCTTATTACAACGATACCGACCTTCAACTTTTCAAATACCATACGAACGGCATCGCGACGGGAAACACGATCGAAGAAGCAATATTGCATTCGCTTTTGGAACTCATCGAAAGGGATGCCTGGTCGATAGCCGAGGATAAGAATATCGCAAACGCGGACATCATCGTTGAAGAAGATTCCATTCCTGGCCAGCTCTTGAAAAAATTCGAAACTGTGGGCACAAAGATCCACTTAAAGGACCTAACAAGCGATCTTGGGATACCTACGATAGGTGCCGCAGCGGATGATATTAGGACGAAAGACCCTGAGATGTTGACCATCGGTGTTGGCACACATCTGAACCCGGAGATCGCATGCGTACGTGCAATAACTGAAGTTGCTCAAAGCAGGACCACACATAAACACGGTATGAAGATCAATGCACAGCTCCAAAAGACCGCTGTCGACCTAGGATATGATAAGATCAAACAACTGAATGGCGTATGGTATCATGATCTCGAAAATAAGATCAGATTGAATGACATTCCAAATCTGGCAACACCTTACGTCCTTGATGATATTGAGGTCGTCCTTGACAGACTCATGATCAATGGATTCGATACGGTAGCAATTGTGGATCTGACAAGAGATGATGTGAATGTTCCATGCGTAAGAGCAGTGGTACCTGGCTTAGAAGTTACAACAATGGATCCGGACCGCGTGGGCGCAAGAATTCAAGGCGTTTGGAATCAAAATTGA
- a CDS encoding DUF2111 domain-containing protein, which yields MTLQRGPRLGGPIPKFRDYHIWKTLYCLNENSPVGRKKLATMLSIGEGSTRTILNLLQDNGLIVINKNGVMMTPEGRNCWNSAYMELQALDMGELTIGKADCVIRIPAIASKVKYGCEERDNAIKAGAIGATTLICSEGTIIFPGSEYRVDPKIESKIKEKFIIRNDDVIIIGTADDYRTAELGAITSGLELLGGLHINRDLEGMLTERSTGNELLSLAFAIHDLVGGLPVCAKSRDNLGIRIESGMVIDNAYTGAVLEEVINVGTTIRKIATSGPYKGIKVIVTPIELDNKVIAAIGVVDIRSMAGVNNLIRLRSDE from the coding sequence ATGACTTTGCAACGCGGCCCTAGACTTGGCGGACCGATACCCAAGTTCAGAGACTATCACATCTGGAAAACACTGTATTGCCTCAACGAGAACAGTCCTGTCGGAAGAAAGAAACTGGCTACCATGCTCAGCATTGGAGAAGGAAGCACAAGAACTATCCTTAACCTACTGCAAGACAACGGACTTATCGTGATCAACAAGAACGGGGTAATGATGACCCCTGAGGGGAGAAACTGCTGGAACTCCGCCTACATGGAATTGCAGGCATTGGATATGGGTGAGCTTACAATTGGAAAGGCTGACTGCGTGATCCGTATACCGGCGATTGCTTCCAAAGTGAAATACGGATGCGAAGAGAGGGACAACGCCATAAAAGCAGGAGCCATTGGAGCAACCACGTTGATATGCAGTGAAGGGACCATAATATTCCCTGGCTCAGAATATCGCGTAGATCCCAAAATAGAATCCAAGATAAAAGAGAAGTTCATCATTAGAAATGATGATGTCATAATAATAGGCACAGCAGACGATTATAGAACTGCTGAACTGGGCGCCATCACGTCCGGCCTTGAACTTTTAGGTGGTCTACATATAAACCGTGACCTGGAAGGCATGCTGACAGAAAGAAGCACGGGAAATGAGCTACTTTCATTAGCCTTCGCAATACATGACCTTGTGGGAGGACTTCCAGTCTGTGCAAAGAGCAGAGATAATTTAGGAATAAGGATCGAATCCGGTATGGTCATCGACAACGCCTATACAGGTGCTGTACTTGAGGAGGTCATAAATGTCGGTACGACGATACGTAAGATTGCTACGTCTGGACCATACAAAGGGATCAAGGTCATTGTAACACCAATAGAACTTGACAATAAGGTGATCGCCGCGATCGGCGTCGTGGATATCAGGTCCATGGCTGGCGTAAACAACCTGATACGTCTAAGAAGTGATGAATGA